One stretch of Pigmentiphaga aceris DNA includes these proteins:
- a CDS encoding undecaprenyl-diphosphate phosphatase, whose translation MSAESLFLVKAFFLGIIEGLTEFLPISSTGHLILIGDWINFDSGSGKVFEVVIQLGAILAVVWIYRGKIGKLISGVLARDPAALRFAGQVSLAFFPAAVIGALLIGQIKAMLFRPEVVAATLVIGGLIILWVERRPKPAGVTDDGPHVERMSWGQAFAVGVAQCVAMIPGTSRSGATIVGGMLAGLNRQTATEFSFFLAMPTMLGAAVYDGWRHRDMLGSHDMLAIAVGFIAAFASAMLVVRALVRFVASHSLNVFAWYRIALGLIIVIWLAAR comes from the coding sequence ATGAGCGCTGAGTCGCTGTTTCTGGTCAAGGCTTTCTTTCTGGGCATCATTGAGGGTCTGACCGAATTCCTGCCGATATCGAGTACCGGGCACCTGATCCTGATCGGTGACTGGATCAATTTCGATTCGGGCAGCGGCAAGGTCTTCGAGGTGGTGATCCAGTTGGGGGCGATTCTCGCCGTCGTCTGGATCTACCGGGGCAAGATCGGCAAGCTCATCAGCGGCGTGCTGGCGCGTGACCCGGCTGCCCTGCGATTCGCAGGCCAGGTGTCGCTGGCTTTCTTTCCGGCGGCTGTGATCGGTGCACTGCTGATCGGTCAGATCAAGGCCATGCTGTTTCGGCCTGAGGTGGTGGCAGCAACCCTGGTGATCGGCGGGCTGATCATTCTGTGGGTCGAACGCAGGCCGAAACCTGCGGGCGTTACCGATGACGGCCCGCACGTCGAGCGCATGAGCTGGGGTCAGGCGTTTGCGGTCGGCGTGGCGCAGTGTGTGGCCATGATTCCGGGTACGTCGCGTTCCGGTGCCACCATCGTGGGCGGCATGCTGGCGGGCTTGAATCGTCAGACGGCCACCGAGTTTTCGTTCTTCCTGGCCATGCCGACGATGTTGGGCGCGGCGGTCTACGACGGCTGGCGCCATCGTGACATGCTGGGCAGCCACGACATGCTGGCGATTGCTGTCGGCTTCATCGCCGCCTTTGCAAGCGCCATGCTGGTCGTCAGGGCATTGGTGCGATTCGTGGCGTCACATTCATTGAATGTGTTTGCGTGGTATCGGATTGCGCTTGGCCTGATCATCGTCATCTGGCTGGCAGCTCGGTAA
- a CDS encoding TerC family protein, producing MEWLSDPQIWVGLLTLVVLEIVLGIDNLIFIAILADKLPPAQRDKARIIGLSLALIMRLGLLSVISWLVTLTAPLFSVGSFTFSGRDLILLVGGLFLLFKATMELHERLEGAHLTASGPRVYAGFWPVVAQIVVLDAVFSLDAVITAVGMVDELGVMMAAVIIAMAVMLLASKPLTRFVNNHPTVVVLCLSFLLMIGFSLVAEGLGFKVPKGYLYAAIGFSILIEFFNQLARRNLLRRDSRLPLRDRTAEAVLSLLGHKRREPDAEVQEEEAPQVTEAPTFGVEERNMVSGVLSLAERSIRSIMTPRTDLSWVDLNDDAATIRQLVTEVPHSFFPVCRGNIDEIVGVARAKDLIEDLLTNGQIDLERSLRQPIIVHESVGVLAVMETLRRASGQLVLVTDEFGAVQGLVTPIDIFEAIAGEFPDEDETPDIVAEGEDRWRVNGAADLHYLEQVLQTDWLVDDADGYATLAGYLLNQFGELPVAGAALVRNGVRFEVLKVAERRIAEVAVNKVLPEAAQDTLASVDEAR from the coding sequence ATGGAGTGGCTTTCAGACCCGCAAATCTGGGTCGGCCTGCTTACCCTTGTCGTGCTGGAAATCGTCCTCGGCATCGACAACCTCATCTTCATCGCCATCCTTGCAGACAAGCTGCCTCCCGCGCAACGCGACAAGGCACGCATCATCGGGCTCTCCCTCGCACTCATCATGCGCCTGGGCCTGCTTTCAGTGATCTCCTGGCTGGTGACGCTTACTGCTCCCCTGTTTTCCGTCGGTTCGTTCACATTCTCCGGACGTGACCTGATTCTGCTCGTCGGTGGCCTGTTCCTGCTGTTCAAAGCAACCATGGAACTGCACGAGCGCCTGGAAGGTGCCCACCTGACCGCCTCCGGCCCGCGCGTCTACGCTGGCTTCTGGCCGGTCGTCGCGCAGATCGTGGTGCTTGACGCCGTGTTCTCGCTGGACGCCGTGATTACCGCCGTCGGCATGGTCGACGAGCTGGGCGTCATGATGGCCGCCGTGATCATCGCGATGGCAGTCATGCTGCTGGCATCCAAGCCGCTCACGCGCTTCGTGAACAACCACCCGACGGTGGTGGTGCTGTGCCTGAGCTTCCTGCTGATGATCGGTTTCAGCCTGGTGGCCGAAGGTCTGGGCTTCAAGGTGCCCAAGGGCTATCTGTACGCAGCCATTGGCTTCTCGATCCTGATCGAGTTCTTCAACCAACTGGCACGACGCAATCTGCTGCGTCGTGATTCCCGCTTGCCGCTGCGCGACCGTACTGCAGAAGCCGTGCTGAGCCTGCTTGGCCACAAGCGTCGTGAACCCGACGCCGAAGTGCAGGAAGAAGAAGCGCCCCAGGTTACCGAGGCACCGACCTTCGGTGTCGAGGAACGCAACATGGTGAGCGGCGTGCTGTCGCTGGCCGAGCGCTCGATCCGCTCGATCATGACGCCGCGTACCGACTTGTCGTGGGTGGACCTCAACGATGATGCAGCGACCATCCGTCAGCTGGTCACCGAAGTGCCGCACAGCTTCTTCCCGGTCTGCCGTGGCAACATCGACGAGATCGTCGGCGTGGCGCGTGCCAAGGACTTGATCGAAGACTTGCTGACCAATGGCCAGATCGACCTGGAGCGCAGCCTGCGTCAACCCATCATTGTGCATGAGTCGGTGGGTGTGCTGGCCGTGATGGAAACCTTGCGTCGTGCGAGCGGCCAACTGGTGCTGGTAACCGACGAGTTCGGTGCGGTACAGGGCCTGGTTACGCCGATCGACATCTTCGAAGCGATTGCCGGCGAGTTCCCCGATGAGGACGAGACGCCTGACATCGTGGCCGAAGGCGAGGACCGCTGGCGCGTCAACGGTGCCGCCGACCTGCATTACCTTGAACAAGTGCTGCAGACCGATTGGCTGGTGGACGATGCCGACGGTTATGCCACGCTGGCCGGGTATCTGCTGAACCAGTTCGGCGAACTGCCGGTGGCTGGCGCAGCCCTGGTCCGCAATGGTGTGCGCTTCGAAGTGCTGAAGGTGGCCGAACGTCGCATCGCCGAAGTGGCGGTGAACAAGGTCTTGCCCGAGGCTGCCCAGGACACGCTTGCTTCCGTCGATGAGGCTCGTTGA